The Methanohalophilus portucalensis DNA window AGGAATATTTCAGCTAAGGAGTTCAAATTATGAATAATGTATCAAAAAAGACTATTGTGGTAATATTCCTGGCATTGCTGATGGCCATGCCTGCAGCAGCATCACCATCTTCAGAAAGAATACTTCCCGATTCTGTTAATACAGGTGAGGAATTCAATGTAACTATAAATGTCAGTAATTACGGCAACTTCTCAATGGTGAATGAAACATTACCCACAGGTTTCACTTTTGAGAATCTGGTTACTGATGACAATGTCAATGTGAATGATGACAATGTCAATGTGAATGATGGGGGATATCTTCTGTTTTATTTCTTCAGTCTGGATAACTTCACCTATACATTGAAAGCCCATTCTTCCGCAGGCACCTATGATTTTGATGGTTATCTGAATGATTCAACTACTACTATCAATGGTAGTCAATCTCTGAAGGTAAATTCTGTATCCGATCCTGATGACACTTCTTCCTCCTCCAGTGGGGGAGGGGGTGGTGGCGGTGGTGCCACAGGTGAAGCCTTTGAGAATATTGCATCAAAATATGCACAGCTGAGGACTGTTTCCATTGGAGCGGATATCAGTTATGAATTTGATGAAAGTGACATTATGTATGTCAATTTCAAAGGCAACACAAACTCCGGTCAGGTAAAGGTGCTCATCGAAGTGTTGAAAGATACTTCCACTCTGGTGGATGAAGGCGTACCAGGTCAGGCTTACCGCCACATCAATATCTGGGTGGGTAATTCTGCCTTTGATGAGGACAACATGGAAGATCCTGTAGTCGGTTTCAGGGTGAGCAAGGACTGGCTTTCTGATAATGGTGTTGAGCCGTCTTCAGTCTCTCTGTTCCACTATGACAATGGCTGGGAGCAGCTGGTAACCACTCAGACAGATGAGGACGATGATTACTTCTACTTCGAGGCAGAAGCAACCGCCTTTTCACCATTTGCAATTTCGGCGGTAACAGAAGAGGCTGTTTCAGAAGACGAAACTGATCAGGATGCAGATGAACCAGCCACCGATGAAGAGGAAACAGTTGAAGAGCCATCAACCGGGCAAGAGGATAAACAACCTGATAATTCTGTACCAGGTTTCAGTTCCATGCTTATGGTAGGCATTATAGGCTCTTTGTACGCACTATTCAGAAAGAAGGTTTAAAGTGAGGCATTAATTGCCCACTTCTTTATTTTTCAATTTTTTCTAAATAAAAGTGTATTTGAATAAACCTGAGTTTTTGCTTCATTTTCTCCATGAATAAGTATGTGATTTGTTCACGGTGATATACACTTTTGGATATTGTATAATGTTGCAA harbors:
- a CDS encoding PGF-pre-PGF domain-containing protein — translated: MNNVSKKTIVVIFLALLMAMPAAASPSSERILPDSVNTGEEFNVTINVSNYGNFSMVNETLPTGFTFENLVTDDNVNVNDDNVNVNDGGYLLFYFFSLDNFTYTLKAHSSAGTYDFDGYLNDSTTTINGSQSLKVNSVSDPDDTSSSSSGGGGGGGGATGEAFENIASKYAQLRTVSIGADISYEFDESDIMYVNFKGNTNSGQVKVLIEVLKDTSTLVDEGVPGQAYRHINIWVGNSAFDEDNMEDPVVGFRVSKDWLSDNGVEPSSVSLFHYDNGWEQLVTTQTDEDDDYFYFEAEATAFSPFAISAVTEEAVSEDETDQDADEPATDEEETVEEPSTGQEDKQPDNSVPGFSSMLMVGIIGSLYALFRKKV